The following are encoded in a window of Solibacillus sp. FSL R7-0668 genomic DNA:
- the bioB gene encoding biotin synthase BioB, protein MNWVQLAEEVLEGKLLTNDEALAILHASDDELLPLMQGAFTIRKHYYGKKVKLNMIMNAKSGYCPENCGYCSQSSISTAPIEKYPFITKDEILAGAKQAFENQIGTFCIVASGRGPTRKDVNVVSEAVQEIKEKYGLKVCACLGLLKDEQADQLKTAGVDRYNHNLNTSEKHHDYITTSHTYQDRVNTVEIAKKHGMSPCSGAIIGMRETKQDVVDIAYALHALDADSIPINFLNAIDGTKLEGTKELDPRYCLKVLALFRYINPTKEIRIAGGREINLGSLQPLGMYAANSIFVGDYLTTEGQEENADYAMIRDLGFEIEVNDKQAALQG, encoded by the coding sequence ATGAATTGGGTACAACTAGCAGAAGAGGTTCTTGAGGGGAAATTATTAACAAATGACGAAGCATTAGCAATTTTACACGCTTCAGATGATGAATTATTACCATTAATGCAAGGCGCGTTTACGATTCGCAAACATTATTATGGCAAAAAAGTAAAATTAAATATGATTATGAATGCCAAGAGTGGCTATTGTCCTGAAAACTGTGGCTACTGCTCGCAATCGTCCATCTCGACAGCGCCTATCGAAAAATATCCGTTTATTACAAAAGACGAAATTTTAGCAGGGGCCAAGCAAGCTTTTGAAAATCAAATTGGTACGTTTTGCATTGTGGCAAGTGGACGTGGACCGACGCGCAAAGATGTCAATGTTGTCAGTGAAGCAGTTCAGGAAATTAAAGAAAAATACGGCTTAAAGGTATGTGCTTGCTTAGGGCTATTAAAAGACGAACAGGCCGATCAGCTAAAAACAGCAGGCGTTGATCGTTACAATCACAATTTAAATACGTCTGAAAAGCATCATGATTATATTACGACATCGCATACTTACCAAGACCGTGTCAATACGGTTGAAATTGCGAAAAAGCACGGGATGTCACCTTGCTCGGGAGCGATTATCGGCATGCGCGAAACGAAGCAAGATGTTGTCGATATCGCCTATGCACTTCATGCACTTGATGCCGATTCGATTCCGATCAACTTTTTAAATGCGATTGATGGTACAAAGCTGGAAGGCACGAAGGAATTAGATCCACGCTATTGTTTAAAAGTTTTAGCATTATTCCGCTATATTAATCCAACGAAGGAAATTCGCATTGCGGGTGGACGTGAAATTAATCTAGGCTCCTTGCAGCCACTGGGAATGTACGCAGCAAATAGTATTTTCGTAGGAGACTATTTAACAACAGAGGGGCAAGAGGAAAATGCGGATTATGCAATGATTCGCGATTTAGGCTTCGAAATTGAAGTCAATGATAAGCAAGCAGCCTTACAAGGGTAA
- a CDS encoding MerR family transcriptional regulator, with product MNENLRKYFTTGEFAKLCHVKKQTLFHYDEIGLLSPEIKTEKGYRYYSYHQFDVFNVIELLKEVDMPLKDIKLFLRTKTPTELIDLLKGKSLEIEKKIQNLHQIQKIIDTKIALTEHALTIDFSQIQLVEQQQEQLFLSDSILDCSDKEFLKSVSVFIDYLYTKELDIGYPIGAVISKEKLLQEDYDNYAYLYTKIAEDAENVPLYTKQSGLYVVAYHLGSDKNISETYSKIMNFIDAQQITLGNYAYEEYVLDEISVTGEEHYVTKIMVEVEG from the coding sequence ATGAATGAAAATTTACGTAAATACTTTACAACTGGTGAATTCGCCAAGCTATGCCATGTAAAAAAGCAAACACTCTTTCATTACGATGAAATTGGGCTGCTCTCCCCCGAAATAAAAACTGAGAAGGGCTATCGTTATTATTCCTACCATCAATTTGATGTATTTAATGTCATTGAATTGCTTAAGGAAGTGGACATGCCGTTAAAGGACATTAAATTATTTTTGCGCACAAAAACGCCAACTGAACTAATCGACCTACTGAAAGGCAAGTCTTTAGAAATCGAAAAAAAAATTCAAAATCTCCATCAAATCCAAAAGATTATTGACACAAAAATTGCCTTAACGGAACATGCACTAACAATTGATTTTTCTCAAATTCAGCTTGTTGAACAGCAGCAGGAGCAATTGTTTTTAAGCGACTCTATTTTAGATTGCTCGGATAAGGAATTTTTAAAATCGGTATCGGTATTTATCGATTATTTATACACGAAGGAATTAGATATCGGATACCCGATTGGTGCAGTCATCAGTAAAGAAAAACTATTGCAAGAGGACTATGACAATTACGCATACTTGTATACGAAAATCGCCGAGGATGCCGAGAATGTACCTCTTTACACAAAGCAAAGCGGTCTTTACGTCGTTGCGTACCACCTAGGCAGCGATAAAAATATTTCAGAAACGTATTCAAAAATAATGAACTTTATCGACGCACAGCAAATCACGCTTGGCAACTATGCTTATGAGGAATATGTATTAGACGAAATCTCGGTAACTGGCGAGGAGCATTATGTTACTAAAATTATGGTGGAAGTGGAGGGATAG
- a CDS encoding FecCD family ABC transporter permease has product MINETLTSIMKARQQRKRRFVLTTSILVLLTLALCATMLMLGNTIYPVKDVIAVLLGEEVKGATFAVGTIRLPRMLAGLFAGFAFGVGGYVFQTMLRNPLANPNVIGITAGSSAAAVFCIIVLHASNTVVSIASIVGGLGTTLFIYFLAKGSSFSIGRLILIGIGIQAMLNAFISYLMLIGKTHDLPTALRWLSGSLNGVKMETLTPLMITVIVFTPLLLIFSKRLEMLELGEEMATTLGVNTNKTRILLIICAVLMIALATAVTGPIAFVAFLAGPIAKRLVGSNFSALIPAGFIGVILVLAADLIGQFAFTTRYPVGVVTGIIGAPYLIYLLIRINRKGDI; this is encoded by the coding sequence ATGATCAACGAAACATTGACTTCTATTATGAAAGCAAGACAGCAGCGCAAGCGACGATTTGTGCTGACCACTTCCATTCTAGTATTACTAACACTAGCTTTATGTGCAACGATGCTGATGCTTGGGAACACAATCTATCCGGTAAAGGATGTTATAGCTGTATTGCTAGGTGAAGAGGTAAAGGGCGCTACATTTGCCGTTGGGACCATCCGCCTTCCACGTATGCTAGCTGGCTTATTTGCTGGCTTTGCATTTGGTGTCGGTGGCTATGTATTCCAAACGATGCTACGTAACCCACTAGCAAACCCAAATGTCATTGGAATTACGGCTGGCTCAAGTGCGGCAGCGGTATTTTGCATTATCGTGCTGCATGCGAGTAATACCGTTGTGTCCATCGCCTCAATCGTTGGTGGTTTAGGCACGACCTTATTCATTTATTTTTTAGCAAAGGGTTCGAGTTTTTCAATTGGACGTTTAATTTTAATCGGCATTGGGATTCAAGCGATGCTGAACGCGTTTATTTCTTATTTAATGCTTATCGGGAAAACGCATGATCTTCCGACTGCCCTACGCTGGTTAAGTGGCAGCTTAAACGGGGTGAAAATGGAAACATTGACGCCATTAATGATTACGGTCATTGTTTTCACACCGCTATTACTCATTTTTTCGAAGCGTCTTGAAATGCTGGAGCTTGGCGAAGAAATGGCCACTACGCTCGGTGTAAATACAAATAAAACGCGTATTTTGTTAATTATTTGCGCGGTGTTGATGATTGCCCTCGCAACTGCTGTGACAGGTCCGATTGCATTCGTTGCCTTTTTAGCGGGTCCGATTGCCAAACGCCTTGTTGGCAGTAACTTTTCTGCGCTCATTCCAGCCGGCTTTATCGGGGTCATTTTAGTATTGGCGGCTGATTTAATTGGTCAATTTGCCTTTACGACGAGATATCCAGTAGGTGTCGTGACCGGCATTATCGGCGCACCGTACTTGATTTACTTATTAATTCGCATCAATCGTAAAGGAGATATCTAA
- a CDS encoding FecCD family ABC transporter permease: MNDLQISEHKKQLLPKNMVKVVVVLILLLALSIIASLVFGSRTIGMTGLMDGLLHPDVQSHEANVVRQRIVRTIFCFMVGAALGVSGALMQSVTRNPIADPSILGVNTGASLFVVCGIAFFNISFANEYIFLAIVGAILTAIFVFGIGSMGASGATPLKLVLAGAATSAILSSLVTAVMIPRSNVMDQFRFWQVGSVGSGSWDSISLFIPFLIIGLLIALFTAPALNALALGDEVATGLGVRTGTIRLFASLGGVLLCGAATALAGPIGFIGLLATHLVRLVIGPDVRVLIPLSALTGGIVLMISDVCGRLLGSPGELQVGILTAFVGAPILIYITMKAKVRSL, translated from the coding sequence ATGAACGATTTACAGATTTCCGAACATAAGAAGCAATTACTCCCGAAAAATATGGTAAAAGTAGTCGTTGTTCTTATTCTATTACTTGCGCTTAGCATCATCGCATCGCTCGTATTCGGTTCTCGTACGATTGGCATGACTGGACTAATGGATGGATTACTTCATCCTGACGTTCAGTCACACGAGGCCAATGTTGTACGTCAGCGAATTGTACGAACGATTTTTTGCTTTATGGTGGGCGCTGCACTAGGCGTTTCTGGTGCACTGATGCAGTCCGTTACACGCAACCCAATAGCCGACCCAAGTATTTTAGGGGTTAATACGGGGGCATCGCTATTTGTCGTTTGCGGGATTGCTTTTTTCAATATTAGCTTTGCCAATGAATATATCTTTTTAGCGATAGTAGGGGCGATTCTTACGGCGATTTTTGTCTTTGGCATCGGCTCAATGGGGGCTAGTGGCGCAACTCCACTGAAGCTCGTCCTTGCCGGTGCTGCGACGAGTGCGATTTTATCCTCTCTTGTGACAGCGGTGATGATTCCACGTTCGAATGTTATGGATCAGTTCCGTTTTTGGCAAGTGGGGAGTGTTGGCTCCGGTTCTTGGGATTCGATTTCGTTATTTATCCCATTTTTAATCATTGGACTACTTATAGCCCTATTTACTGCCCCTGCCCTCAACGCACTGGCTTTAGGAGATGAAGTGGCGACCGGTCTAGGTGTGCGCACTGGGACCATTCGATTATTTGCTTCCCTTGGTGGTGTGCTATTATGTGGTGCAGCAACAGCACTGGCCGGTCCAATCGGCTTTATCGGACTGTTAGCTACTCATCTAGTACGGCTTGTCATTGGGCCAGATGTACGCGTACTCATTCCGTTATCTGCATTAACTGGTGGCATTGTGCTCATGATTTCGGACGTATGTGGTCGTCTACTTGGAAGTCCAGGCGAGCTACAAGTCGGCATTTTAACCGCATTTGTCGGAGCACCGATTTTAATCTACATTACAATGAAAGCGAAAGTGCGTAGCCTATGA
- a CDS encoding MATE family efflux transporter has product MNETSTTLRTTPTKKLFISYLIPSIIGMLLMAVNILVDGIFVSNGVGPEALAGVNIAVPIFSILLSISLWIGMGGATLYSIALGQNNPKKAQSIFTQSFFLATFIVGILVVLSLWKQKELAYLFGASDEIFPYVKDYLQIILIFGIVYVVENILSIFIRNDGNPRLAMIGLGVTSILNIVLNYIFIFMMDMGVKGAAYGTGIATLIGVFVLLMHFFHKESILKFTKLQFEMKTVSEILKIGLPSFIVEASAAVTVIAYNITFMHFVGAIGVTAYAVVNYMHAVFLMLFIGIGAALQPIVSYHYGAKLYSRLQQFLKLGVITGILFGIGIWFVGWKFSETIVALFGEMPEDVLAYTTNGILLYFIGYLFLGFNLVYAEYYQAIKKIKLSSIIIVTRSIILFLPLLWLLPTYFGGDYIWLAFPIAEGLTAIGLIIARKKLRVLKKEASESMLTA; this is encoded by the coding sequence ATGAATGAAACATCTACAACATTAAGAACTACCCCCACGAAAAAACTATTTATCTCGTATTTAATCCCTTCAATTATCGGCATGCTGCTGATGGCAGTGAACATATTAGTTGATGGCATCTTTGTTAGTAATGGAGTTGGACCTGAGGCATTAGCAGGTGTCAATATTGCGGTGCCAATATTCTCTATTTTACTGTCGATATCCCTTTGGATTGGTATGGGAGGAGCAACGCTTTATTCTATTGCGCTTGGACAAAATAATCCCAAAAAAGCACAATCGATTTTTACGCAATCCTTCTTCCTTGCAACGTTTATTGTCGGCATTTTAGTTGTACTTAGCCTATGGAAGCAAAAGGAGCTTGCCTATTTATTTGGCGCCAGCGATGAAATCTTTCCTTATGTGAAGGATTATCTTCAAATCATTCTAATATTCGGTATCGTCTACGTTGTCGAAAATATTTTAAGTATTTTTATAAGAAATGACGGTAATCCAAGGCTCGCAATGATTGGGCTTGGTGTTACTTCTATACTGAATATTGTATTGAACTATATCTTTATTTTCATGATGGATATGGGCGTAAAAGGCGCGGCTTACGGTACTGGTATTGCGACTTTGATTGGTGTTTTTGTTTTACTAATGCACTTCTTCCACAAAGAGAGTATTTTGAAATTTACGAAGCTCCAGTTTGAAATGAAAACAGTGAGCGAAATTTTGAAAATTGGTTTGCCAAGCTTTATTGTCGAGGCATCCGCAGCGGTGACAGTTATTGCCTATAATATTACGTTTATGCATTTTGTCGGTGCAATCGGGGTGACAGCCTACGCGGTTGTAAACTACATGCATGCCGTTTTCCTGATGCTGTTTATCGGAATTGGCGCGGCACTGCAACCAATTGTCAGCTATCATTACGGGGCGAAATTATATAGTCGCTTGCAGCAATTTTTAAAGCTGGGCGTCATTACCGGCATTTTGTTTGGGATTGGTATTTGGTTTGTTGGCTGGAAATTTAGCGAAACCATTGTGGCGTTATTCGGCGAGATGCCAGAGGACGTTTTAGCGTATACAACGAACGGAATTCTGCTGTACTTCATCGGCTATTTATTTTTAGGCTTTAATTTAGTTTACGCAGAATACTATCAGGCCATTAAAAAGATCAAGCTTTCTTCTATTATAATAGTAACGAGAAGCATCATACTCTTTTTACCGCTGCTATGGCTGCTACCAACCTACTTTGGTGGGGACTATATTTGGCTCGCATTCCCGATAGCAGAAGGGCTTACTGCTATTGGCTTAATCATCGCGCGGAAGAAATTACGCGTTTTGAAAAAGGAAGCATCCGAATCAATGCTTACGGCGTAG
- a CDS encoding ABC transporter ATP-binding protein: MTHHTLQAQNLQAGYEQKMILNDVQLSIPQNKMSIIIGANGCGKSTLLKTMARLIKPTNGEVVLDGKSIHQMPPKQLAKTLGLLPQSPVVPEGITVADLVGRGRFPHQTLFGSWSKKDYEAVSEALEMMNIAEFADRNIDELSGGQRQRVWIAMALAQQTDILFLDEPTTFLDITYQVEILDLLTDLNKKYGTTIVMVLHDINLSARYADYLFTMKNGRLIAEGTPQDIITSTLIRETFQLECSVITDPVSNTPLILPIGRHHCE, encoded by the coding sequence ATGACGCACCATACATTACAGGCACAAAATTTACAGGCCGGCTATGAACAAAAAATGATTTTAAACGATGTTCAATTAAGCATCCCACAAAATAAAATGAGCATCATTATCGGGGCAAATGGTTGTGGCAAATCGACGCTGCTCAAAACGATGGCGCGTCTCATTAAGCCTACAAATGGTGAGGTGGTGCTCGATGGAAAATCGATCCATCAAATGCCACCAAAGCAGCTGGCCAAAACGCTTGGGCTTTTACCGCAATCCCCTGTCGTCCCTGAAGGCATTACCGTAGCGGATTTAGTAGGTCGTGGGCGTTTCCCACACCAAACACTTTTTGGAAGCTGGTCGAAAAAGGACTATGAAGCCGTTTCGGAAGCACTTGAAATGATGAATATTGCGGAGTTCGCTGATCGAAATATCGATGAATTATCGGGCGGTCAGCGTCAGCGCGTGTGGATTGCGATGGCGCTTGCCCAGCAAACCGACATCCTATTTTTAGACGAACCAACGACCTTTTTAGATATTACCTATCAGGTCGAAATATTAGATTTACTCACCGACTTAAATAAAAAGTATGGCACAACCATTGTGATGGTATTGCACGATATTAATTTATCCGCACGCTATGCCGATTATTTATTTACGATGAAAAATGGGCGTCTCATTGCAGAAGGTACGCCACAGGATATTATTACGAGCACTTTAATACGAGAAACATTTCAATTAGAATGCTCGGTCATTACTGATCCGGTGTCCAATACGCCTCTCATCTTACCTATTGGACGCCATCATTGTGAGTGA
- a CDS encoding AAA family ATPase has product MKNQPTQKIHIYGSVGSGKTTLAKKLSEITGIPYYEIDNAVWIRNPSGDIRRTDQEIERNLEAIVQSKSWIIEGVHTKDWVHQSWQHADVILFLNTGYSTRTSRIMKRFIKQKLGFEKSNYQPTLQLFLNMFKWNNHFEQVDKIRFLQMTEIHKEKRIIVYNKQDVEKWINTFR; this is encoded by the coding sequence ATGAAGAATCAACCTACTCAAAAAATACATATTTATGGCTCGGTTGGGAGTGGCAAAACAACATTAGCGAAAAAATTATCTGAAATAACGGGAATCCCATATTATGAAATCGATAACGCTGTATGGATCAGAAATCCCTCTGGAGATATCCGAAGAACTGACCAAGAAATTGAACGAAACTTAGAAGCAATCGTTCAATCAAAAAGCTGGATAATCGAAGGCGTACATACGAAGGATTGGGTACATCAAAGTTGGCAGCACGCGGATGTCATATTATTTCTCAATACGGGTTATTCCACTCGAACGTCGCGAATTATGAAACGATTCATTAAGCAGAAGTTAGGCTTTGAAAAATCAAATTATCAGCCAACCCTTCAGTTATTTTTGAATATGTTTAAATGGAATAATCATTTTGAACAAGTAGACAAAATACGTTTTTTACAAATGACAGAGATACATAAGGAAAAACGAATAATCGTCTATAACAAACAAGATGTAGAAAAATGGATAAACACTTTCCGATAA
- a CDS encoding GNAT family N-acetyltransferase, with translation MDITIHDVTQENVQAILNLRVGAAQQGFIESTQQCLDEAKECANYKPVGLYVDHELIGFSMYGYFQEREGDGRVWLDRFLIDANYQGFGYGKTMLTAMIDKLVDEFACETIYLSVYEDNKAAIHLYEKFDFHFNDELDENGEKIMVKNFQNINGQRQ, from the coding sequence GTGGATATTACTATTCATGACGTAACGCAAGAAAATGTACAGGCAATTTTAAATTTACGAGTAGGAGCGGCGCAGCAGGGCTTTATCGAATCAACACAGCAATGCTTAGATGAAGCGAAAGAATGTGCGAATTACAAACCAGTTGGCCTTTATGTGGATCATGAGCTCATCGGATTTTCGATGTATGGCTATTTCCAAGAGCGAGAGGGAGATGGGCGTGTTTGGCTGGACCGCTTTTTAATCGATGCCAACTATCAAGGCTTTGGCTACGGAAAAACGATGCTAACCGCGATGATTGACAAATTAGTCGATGAATTTGCATGTGAAACGATTTATTTAAGTGTATATGAGGATAATAAAGCTGCCATCCACTTATATGAAAAATTCGACTTTCATTTTAATGATGAATTGGATGAAAATGGCGAAAAAATTATGGTGAAAAACTTTCAAAACATAAACGGACAACGACAATAA
- a CDS encoding biotin transporter BioY, which yields MESVSRSNASWKTIDLVYCGLFATLMMIGANITSFAPFLTVGGVPITLQTFFAVLAGLVLGKKRGAIACTVYMLIGLAGAPVFAKFSGGFSAILSPTFGFIATFILIAYVAGVIVEKYQTRIAFIVAALVATVLNYILGTNWMYGAYKFWASAPDEFSYGMAWLWMIPPMPKDFVLAIFAGIFAYRLQKVLKILPVK from the coding sequence ATGGAATCAGTATCACGTTCAAACGCATCATGGAAGACGATTGATTTAGTGTATTGTGGTTTATTTGCAACACTGATGATGATTGGCGCAAATATTACGTCGTTTGCACCATTTTTAACAGTAGGGGGTGTACCGATTACGTTGCAAACCTTTTTCGCGGTGCTTGCGGGCTTAGTGCTTGGCAAAAAGCGCGGGGCAATTGCTTGTACCGTATACATGCTCATCGGCTTGGCAGGGGCACCTGTGTTTGCAAAGTTTAGTGGAGGATTTTCAGCCATTTTATCACCGACATTTGGCTTTATCGCAACGTTCATCTTAATTGCCTATGTGGCAGGCGTTATTGTAGAAAAGTATCAAACGCGCATCGCCTTTATCGTGGCTGCGTTAGTGGCTACGGTATTAAATTATATTTTGGGGACGAATTGGATGTACGGCGCTTATAAATTCTGGGCAAGTGCACCAGATGAATTCTCATATGGTATGGCTTGGTTATGGATGATTCCACCGATGCCAAAAGATTTCGTATTAGCAATCTTTGCGGGGATTTTTGCATATCGCTTACAAAAAGTATTGAAAATTTTACCGGTGAAGTAG
- a CDS encoding DUF2812 domain-containing protein: MEIIDTKSKLLRLAFWEIGKVESWLIEQAQQGLILVKLTGYKATFQIAEPQQLEYRMIVMPEKDTVPKNLKELEQAGWYYVTSYQYYHIFCSQQADATTEIEEDFMKQSESLSGILLDLRKQLLFSVLMILMFIGLVISLVVDTQTPVMSMIEGSSIMVLLFMFTIGSSVLTNYQNYLKLMRIKKQLAQGIALDHHENWRSPKLKKFGWGWINFALATILIWMIVISFTKSGHETLPKNTEHLPILRLNMIEPPKEMELSIIDYTDIMNSFEQNWSIFAPIQYEVSERVNIPTENQATYSPWLNFRVIECTVPSIAKALFNEWVIFYRFENDTKLSHAAFDQVLVEQIHEDSIRILTRKDQRVQYVDYQGEANVETILRALENLLV, encoded by the coding sequence GTGGAGATTATCGATACGAAAAGCAAGCTACTACGTCTAGCCTTCTGGGAAATTGGAAAAGTAGAGAGCTGGCTCATAGAACAAGCTCAGCAAGGCTTGATATTAGTAAAATTAACTGGCTATAAGGCAACGTTTCAAATTGCAGAGCCACAACAGTTAGAATACCGAATGATCGTCATGCCTGAAAAAGATACCGTTCCTAAGAATCTTAAGGAACTCGAACAAGCAGGCTGGTACTATGTGACGAGCTATCAGTATTATCATATTTTTTGCTCACAGCAGGCGGATGCGACGACGGAAATTGAAGAAGACTTCATGAAGCAATCAGAGTCCTTGTCAGGTATTTTGCTAGATTTACGTAAGCAGCTTCTGTTTAGTGTTTTGATGATTTTGATGTTTATTGGCTTAGTTATTTCTTTAGTTGTAGATACTCAGACGCCAGTGATGAGTATGATTGAAGGGAGTAGCATTATGGTGCTGCTTTTTATGTTTACAATCGGTTCTTCAGTTCTTACAAATTATCAAAATTATCTTAAGTTAATGCGCATCAAAAAGCAGCTTGCACAAGGAATTGCACTGGATCATCATGAAAATTGGCGTTCACCAAAATTGAAAAAATTCGGGTGGGGCTGGATAAATTTTGCGCTCGCCACGATTTTAATATGGATGATTGTTATAAGTTTTACTAAAAGTGGCCATGAAACCTTGCCAAAAAACACTGAGCACTTACCCATTTTGCGTTTAAATATGATCGAGCCGCCTAAAGAAATGGAATTGAGTATAATCGATTATACAGATATCATGAATTCGTTCGAGCAAAACTGGTCAATATTTGCGCCGATTCAATATGAAGTAAGTGAACGCGTCAATATACCAACAGAAAATCAAGCAACCTATTCACCATGGCTTAATTTCCGAGTAATTGAATGTACTGTACCAAGCATAGCAAAGGCGTTGTTTAATGAGTGGGTAATATTTTATCGTTTTGAAAATGATACCAAGCTGTCGCACGCAGCATTTGATCAAGTGCTTGTGGAACAAATTCATGAGGATTCTATCCGCATTTTAACGCGTAAGGACCAGCGTGTGCAGTATGTGGACTATCAGGGTGAGGCAAATGTCGAGACCATTTTAAGGGCATTAGAAAATTTATTAGTATGA
- a CDS encoding DUF2812 domain-containing protein, whose translation MGKKRKLVPVKLWQRGQMESWLSEQAQHGLKLEKFNNFIATFQKAEPQSLEYRMIVMHEKDSYPANTNELEQAGWDYVASYQYYHIFCSQQADPLSEIEELSEQAASFDGILKQTRNQILIYSFSIVVLFAMALLFFRDNPKPITNLIEGYLLSSLFIIFINSWIGIAFLYEFLMIRRVKKQLEQGIALDYRASWRLSGVKRYFWNSSYYVITVVIAFTLIKQVNNQGYETLAENTEDLPLLRLVMIEAPETRIKIEMEAEEVGRQNSLMKNWTFFAPVQYTVQESVVIARENKPFYNPQLEYQIIECTVPSLGKALFEEWATYYEVHKEPHFSHTAFDRVLVEKIYEDTVRILTIKDNRVQYVDYIGEASIEAILEALENL comes from the coding sequence TTGGGCAAAAAACGAAAGCTTGTGCCAGTGAAATTATGGCAGCGTGGTCAGATGGAGAGTTGGCTTTCCGAACAGGCACAGCACGGGCTAAAGCTTGAAAAATTTAATAACTTTATCGCGACATTTCAAAAGGCAGAACCCCAAAGTCTTGAATATCGCATGATTGTCATGCATGAAAAAGATAGTTATCCAGCAAATACAAACGAGCTGGAACAAGCGGGCTGGGACTATGTCGCGAGCTATCAGTATTATCATATTTTTTGCTCGCAGCAAGCGGATCCGTTAAGTGAGATTGAGGAGTTATCTGAACAAGCAGCATCATTTGATGGGATTTTAAAGCAGACCCGCAACCAAATACTTATCTATAGTTTTTCTATCGTTGTGTTGTTTGCTATGGCATTACTATTTTTTAGGGATAACCCAAAACCAATTACGAATCTCATTGAAGGCTATTTATTAAGCTCGTTGTTCATTATTTTTATCAATAGTTGGATTGGCATTGCTTTCCTTTATGAATTCTTGATGATTCGGCGCGTCAAAAAGCAGCTAGAACAAGGGATTGCATTGGATTACCGAGCGAGCTGGCGTTTGTCGGGTGTGAAAAGATATTTTTGGAATAGTAGTTACTATGTAATTACCGTGGTAATTGCGTTTACGTTAATCAAGCAAGTGAATAATCAAGGCTACGAAACATTAGCAGAAAACACCGAGGATTTACCGCTTTTGCGATTGGTTATGATTGAAGCGCCTGAAACAAGGATCAAGATTGAAATGGAGGCAGAAGAGGTAGGTCGTCAAAATTCACTTATGAAAAACTGGACTTTTTTTGCGCCCGTTCAATATACAGTACAGGAATCCGTAGTAATAGCAAGAGAAAATAAACCCTTCTATAATCCACAGCTCGAATACCAGATCATTGAATGTACGGTGCCAAGCTTAGGAAAGGCATTGTTTGAGGAATGGGCAACGTATTATGAAGTACATAAAGAACCCCATTTCTCGCACACGGCGTTTGATCGAGTGCTTGTGGAAAAAATATATGAGGATACTGTTCGCATATTAACAATAAAAGATAATCGGGTGCAGTATGTCGATTATATTGGTGAAGCAAGTATCGAGGCCATTTTGGAAGCTTTAGAAAATTTATAG